One Dictyoglomus thermophilum H-6-12 DNA window includes the following coding sequences:
- a CDS encoding SDR family NAD(P)-dependent oxidoreductase, which yields MNFKGKVVLITGAGSGIGRKTAIMFAERGAKVAVNDISEEKGKETVEIIKSNGGEAVFILGDVSSPKDAERIIKEVINNFGRIDILVNNAGIVVYGKVEDTSEEDFDKTMLINVKGPFFLSKYAVLEMKKQGGGVIVNVSSEVALRAIPERCVYSMSKAALISLTKSMAVDYARENIRVNAVCPGTTFTKGLADRLKNLPNADEVLKQMSERRPIGRLGKEEEIAFAILFAACDEAGYMTGSIISIDGGFTA from the coding sequence ATGAACTTTAAGGGTAAAGTAGTTCTTATTACTGGTGCGGGTTCTGGTATTGGGAGAAAAACTGCTATCATGTTTGCAGAAAGAGGAGCTAAAGTTGCTGTAAATGATATTTCAGAGGAAAAAGGCAAAGAGACTGTTGAGATTATAAAGAGTAATGGTGGTGAGGCTGTATTTATTTTGGGAGATGTTTCTTCTCCTAAAGATGCAGAGAGGATAATAAAAGAAGTGATAAACAATTTTGGTAGAATAGATATTCTTGTCAATAATGCAGGAATAGTAGTGTATGGTAAAGTTGAGGATACCTCTGAAGAAGATTTTGATAAGACTATGCTTATTAATGTGAAAGGCCCATTTTTCCTTTCAAAGTATGCTGTACTTGAGATGAAAAAGCAAGGTGGAGGAGTAATAGTAAACGTATCTTCAGAGGTGGCTTTAAGGGCAATTCCAGAAAGATGTGTATATAGTATGTCTAAGGCAGCACTTATTTCTTTGACAAAGTCTATGGCTGTTGATTATGCAAGAGAAAATATAAGAGTCAATGCTGTATGTCCAGGAACAACGTTTACTAAAGGACTTGCTGATAGATTAAAGAACTTGCCTAATGCTGATGAAGTACTAAAGCAGATGTCTGAGAGGCGTCCTATAGGAAGATTAGGAAAGGAAGAGGAAATAGCTTTTGCTATACTTTTCGCAGCTTGCGATGAGGCAGGATATATGACTGGAAGTATTATTTCTATTGATGGGGGTTTTACTGCTTAG
- a CDS encoding TRAP transporter large permease, with the protein MLLVVLFFFLFMLLGMPVVFAIAISGFLFFLQHPEIPITTPIQLPLTQNINFALLAIPLFITAGNMMNYTGITKRLIDLSVVLVGHLRGGLAQVTCILSALMGGVSGSAIADAAMEARMLGPEMIKRGLPKGYAAGALVYSSLEVPTIPPSIGLVLFGTIAQVSIGRLFAGGIVPGLLIMTFLMITVAITARIRNFAPLREKRASIGEIGSSFIKSIWAIIFPVILIVGLRGGLFTPSEVGALCVVYALFVGIFAYRELNFKNFIEALRGSAIDIGATMSLIAFSNIFSYGIVWEKIPEIISSWILGITNNPYVFYLILIVLLLIAGFFIDATVLILMLTAIFFPIAMRLGIDPVHFGLIFVIACAVGNFTPPVGAAMYAVCTILDVSLEEYIRESWPFLLAVVLAIITLVFFPDLVLFIPNLIFGK; encoded by the coding sequence ATGCTCTTAGTAGTTTTATTCTTTTTTTTATTTATGCTTCTTGGAATGCCTGTGGTCTTTGCTATAGCAATTTCGGGATTTTTGTTTTTCCTACAGCATCCTGAGATTCCAATTACAACTCCTATTCAGCTTCCTTTGACCCAAAATATTAACTTTGCACTTCTTGCTATTCCTTTGTTTATTACTGCTGGAAATATGATGAACTATACTGGCATTACAAAAAGATTGATAGATCTTTCTGTAGTGCTCGTGGGACATTTGAGAGGGGGACTTGCTCAAGTTACTTGTATTCTTTCCGCTTTGATGGGAGGAGTTTCAGGTTCTGCTATTGCGGATGCAGCAATGGAGGCTAGAATGCTTGGACCTGAAATGATAAAAAGAGGTCTTCCTAAGGGGTATGCAGCAGGAGCATTAGTATATTCTTCTCTTGAGGTACCAACGATCCCACCGAGTATAGGTCTGGTTCTCTTTGGTACTATTGCTCAAGTTTCCATAGGTAGATTATTTGCAGGAGGAATTGTTCCAGGACTTTTGATAATGACATTTTTGATGATCACTGTTGCAATTACTGCTCGTATAAGAAATTTTGCTCCTTTGAGGGAGAAAAGGGCTTCTATCGGAGAAATAGGAAGTTCCTTCATAAAAAGTATATGGGCTATTATCTTTCCAGTAATACTTATTGTGGGGTTAAGGGGAGGACTTTTTACACCATCTGAGGTTGGAGCTTTATGTGTAGTATATGCATTGTTTGTAGGTATTTTTGCATATAGGGAGTTAAATTTTAAGAATTTTATTGAAGCTCTTAGGGGATCTGCGATAGATATAGGTGCTACTATGTCATTGATTGCTTTTTCAAATATATTTTCTTACGGTATTGTTTGGGAAAAAATCCCAGAAATAATTTCTTCTTGGATTTTGGGAATTACAAATAATCCTTATGTTTTTTACTTAATCTTAATTGTTCTTCTGCTTATTGCTGGATTCTTCATTGATGCTACTGTTCTTATATTAATGCTGACTGCTATATTTTTCCCAATTGCTATGAGACTTGGTATTGATCCTGTACATTTTGGGCTTATTTTTGTTATTGCTTGTGCTGTTGGTAACTTTACTCCTCCGGTGGGGGCTGCCATGTATGCGGTGTGTACTATTTTGGATGTTAGCTTAGAGGAGTATATAAGAGAGTCTTGGCCCTTCCTTTTAGCTGTAGTCCTTGCGATTATCACATTGGTTTTCTTCCCCGATCTTGTATTGTTCATACCAAACTTAATCTTTGGAAAATAG
- a CDS encoding TRAP transporter small permease: MRKIYEILGKIELYVAEVLLILIVVLVFSAGVSRTLKNPIYWANPLASFFFAWATMFAMDAAYRRDKLMNVDFLVKRFPQKIQSYIKIFNYLVILAFLIFLIVFGVKLAFIQRYRTFEGMYGFSYMWATLSIPVGSLLLSITTLVKIIDEITNLRRWRKELCS, encoded by the coding sequence ATGAGGAAAATATATGAGATTTTAGGAAAAATCGAGCTATATGTAGCAGAGGTTCTTTTAATTCTAATTGTAGTATTAGTTTTTTCAGCGGGTGTCTCAAGAACTTTAAAAAATCCTATATATTGGGCTAATCCTTTAGCTAGCTTCTTTTTTGCTTGGGCTACTATGTTTGCTATGGATGCTGCCTATAGAAGGGATAAACTTATGAATGTGGATTTTTTGGTGAAAAGATTTCCTCAGAAAATTCAAAGTTATATTAAGATTTTTAATTATCTTGTTATTTTGGCTTTCTTGATTTTTCTTATTGTATTTGGTGTTAAATTAGCTTTTATCCAGAGATATAGAACTTTTGAGGGTATGTATGGCTTCAGTTATATGTGGGCTACACTAAGTATTCCTGTAGGGTCCCTTCTTTTATCAATAACAACATTAGTAAAAATTATCGACGAAATAACTAACTTAAGAAGATGGAGGAAAGAGCTATGCTCTTAG
- a CDS encoding C4-dicarboxylate TRAP transporter substrate-binding protein codes for MKNFKRFLMLGLLVLLLLAVPLSAQTRQFVLKFNHVLSPLDPYHEGFLKWAKAVEERTKGGLKIEVYHSAQLGVEEDILEQIRQGANVGQNTDAARMAMYVPEIGVMNCPYFVDSPEEVAKLKKMPTVHNWLKTLEEKYGFKVLSFTWIQGFRHFMTNKPIKKPEDLKGLRIRTPGTPVWQESIRALGATPVAIAFGDIYPALQQKAIDGVELVYNNIPGMRLYEVLKYVNETRHILLINFEVVSAKWFRSLPPTYQKILEEECDKAGLETTKVVFQKEEEVKKMIQEKGMIIVPTKDIDLEAFKKAGEKAYEVLKVKEVKDRIWKEMRKK; via the coding sequence ATGAAAAATTTTAAAAGATTTCTAATGTTGGGCTTATTGGTTTTGCTTCTTCTTGCAGTACCACTTTCTGCCCAAACTCGCCAATTTGTATTGAAGTTTAATCATGTGCTTTCTCCTCTTGATCCTTACCATGAAGGATTTTTGAAATGGGCAAAAGCTGTTGAGGAAAGGACAAAAGGTGGTTTGAAGATTGAGGTTTATCATAGCGCACAATTGGGAGTTGAGGAAGATATATTAGAACAGATTAGACAGGGTGCTAATGTGGGACAAAATACTGATGCTGCAAGAATGGCTATGTATGTGCCAGAGATTGGTGTCATGAATTGTCCATACTTTGTGGATAGTCCAGAGGAAGTGGCAAAATTAAAGAAGATGCCAACGGTTCATAACTGGTTAAAGACTCTTGAAGAAAAGTATGGTTTTAAGGTGCTTTCTTTTACGTGGATACAAGGATTTAGGCATTTTATGACCAACAAGCCAATTAAAAAGCCAGAGGATCTTAAAGGTCTTAGAATAAGAACTCCTGGAACACCAGTTTGGCAGGAGTCCATAAGAGCTCTTGGAGCAACTCCAGTAGCTATTGCTTTTGGTGATATTTATCCTGCTCTTCAACAAAAAGCTATTGATGGTGTAGAGTTAGTATACAACAACATACCAGGAATGAGGCTTTATGAAGTATTAAAATATGTGAACGAGACAAGACATATTCTTCTTATCAATTTTGAGGTTGTAAGTGCAAAATGGTTTAGAAGCCTACCACCTACTTACCAAAAGATCTTAGAAGAGGAATGTGATAAAGCAGGACTTGAAACTACAAAAGTTGTATTCCAAAAGGAAGAAGAAGTGAAGAAGATGATACAAGAAAAAGGTATGATAATTGTTCCTACGAAAGATATTGATCTTGAAGCCTTTAAAAAAGCTGGTGAAAAAGCTTATGAAGTACTAAAAGTAAAAGAAGTAAAAGATAGAATTTGGAAAGAGATGAGAAAGAAGTAA
- a CDS encoding phosphoglycerate dehydrogenase — protein MFLFKVLITPRSFEKIKDKFEEVFKEEGIEVMLNPFGRVLTEEEMRELIRDVDGLIVGIDPVTSKVLKNANKLKVISKYGVGVDNIDILEAKKRNIVVTNTPGANSNAVAELTVGLIINVLRKINLSDKKTREGRWDRFIGNELSEKTLGVIGTGSIGRRVIELLKGFNLRVLCFDKYPDYEWASKEKVFYVTLDELLRSSDVVSIHVPLTEETYHMISEKELRMMKKNAVLINTSRGGIVDEDALYRFLKEGRISGAGLDVFEKEPPQNSPLLQLDNVVVTSHIGAHTEEAVANMAKLAVENLLLALKGREPLSRVC, from the coding sequence ATGTTTTTGTTTAAAGTGCTTATCACTCCTAGAAGTTTTGAAAAGATAAAAGATAAATTTGAAGAAGTCTTTAAAGAAGAAGGAATAGAGGTAATGCTTAATCCTTTTGGGAGAGTTTTAACGGAAGAAGAGATGAGGGAATTAATAAGAGATGTGGATGGACTTATTGTGGGGATTGATCCTGTCACCTCTAAGGTTTTAAAGAATGCTAACAAATTAAAAGTTATATCAAAGTATGGTGTAGGAGTAGACAATATTGATATTTTAGAGGCTAAAAAGAGAAATATAGTTGTTACAAATACTCCAGGGGCAAATAGTAATGCAGTGGCTGAGCTTACTGTGGGGTTAATTATAAATGTTTTGCGAAAGATAAACCTATCTGATAAGAAAACCCGAGAGGGAAGATGGGATAGATTTATAGGGAATGAGTTGAGTGAAAAGACTTTAGGAGTTATAGGGACAGGAAGCATTGGAAGAAGAGTAATTGAACTATTAAAGGGTTTTAATTTAAGGGTTTTGTGTTTTGATAAATATCCTGATTACGAATGGGCATCTAAGGAGAAAGTCTTTTATGTGACCTTAGATGAACTGCTTAGAAGTTCTGATGTGGTTAGTATTCATGTGCCTTTAACTGAAGAAACTTATCATATGATTTCTGAAAAGGAGCTCCGTATGATGAAAAAAAATGCTGTACTAATAAACACTTCTCGTGGGGGTATCGTGGATGAAGATGCATTGTATAGATTTTTGAAAGAAGGAAGAATATCAGGAGCTGGATTAGATGTTTTTGAGAAAGAACCTCCACAAAATTCTCCTCTTCTTCAGCTAGATAATGTAGTGGTGACTTCTCATATAGGAGCCCATACAGAAGAGGCAGTTGCAAATATGGCAAAATTGGCTGTTGAAAATCTCCTTTTAGCTTTAAAGGGTAGAGAACCTTTAAGTAGAGTATGTTAA
- a CDS encoding MurR/RpiR family transcriptional regulator has translation MEKNVLEKIKEQKDNFRDSEEKVANYILAHWQDVLHLPITELAERIGVSEATIVRMCKKLGLRGFQELKIALATEKIQPIKTIHQAVQEGDDLETILKKVFSANIRAMESTLNVISVKEIERAIEAILNARQLQIYGVGGSGPVALDAQHKFMKTGIPTVAYVDSHMMAMSASILEPQDVVIGISASGSSKDIIDALELAKNRGATTIGITHYARTPLDRVLDIKLSVSSEETFYRTESTSARIAQLSIIDTLYIGVALRRLDKIIENLKLTREAIVPKRF, from the coding sequence ATGGAAAAAAATGTCCTTGAAAAAATAAAAGAGCAGAAAGATAATTTCAGAGACTCTGAAGAAAAAGTAGCAAATTATATTTTAGCTCATTGGCAAGATGTCCTTCATCTTCCAATAACTGAGCTTGCAGAGAGGATAGGAGTAAGTGAGGCTACCATAGTAAGGATGTGTAAGAAACTTGGGCTTAGGGGATTTCAGGAATTAAAGATTGCTCTTGCTACAGAGAAGATTCAGCCTATAAAGACAATACATCAGGCAGTACAAGAAGGAGATGATTTGGAAACAATTCTTAAAAAGGTTTTCTCTGCCAACATCAGGGCTATGGAGTCTACATTGAATGTTATTTCAGTAAAGGAGATTGAAAGGGCAATCGAGGCTATTTTGAATGCAAGACAGCTTCAAATATATGGGGTTGGTGGATCAGGACCTGTAGCTCTTGATGCTCAACATAAATTTATGAAAACTGGAATTCCTACAGTAGCTTATGTGGATAGCCATATGATGGCAATGTCTGCAAGTATTTTAGAACCTCAGGATGTGGTTATAGGGATATCTGCTTCTGGAAGTAGTAAGGATATTATTGATGCTTTGGAGCTTGCTAAAAACAGAGGAGCAACTACTATTGGAATAACTCATTATGCGAGAACCCCTCTTGATAGAGTCCTTGATATAAAACTTTCAGTCTCCTCCGAAGAAACTTTTTATAGAACAGAGAGTACTTCTGCAAGGATAGCTCAGCTTTCCATCATAGACACTTTATATATAGGGGTTGCTCTAAGGAGATTGGACAAGATAATAGAAAATTTAAAACTTACAAGAGAAGCAATTGTTCCTAAAAGATTTTAA
- a CDS encoding sugar phosphate isomerase/epimerase family protein, translating into MEIVWSGSNLISLSLIEEINLIKEYTNLIIFDYKKLLNFLNENGKDKLRNILTENGIKPLLISHDFKFDLGNKNEEILNIYNLSKELDVPFLLVNPCEKPFNLSFNVALEVFSKDFSKFLSQIDLSLILRINAFSVVNTLSKAYKVLSMVKDKKLNLGFDTFHFYISGEDLDVFRDKDLCRIKFVFLKDAENVPKYYLRENQQLFPGEGVIPLEQILIYLREGGFDGYIVPEVIRPEYAKMDPKEYVFRLMDTTKRVLASL; encoded by the coding sequence ATGGAGATAGTTTGGTCAGGAAGTAATTTAATAAGTCTTTCCCTAATAGAGGAGATAAATCTTATAAAAGAATACACAAATCTTATAATCTTTGATTATAAAAAACTTCTTAACTTTTTAAATGAGAATGGTAAAGACAAATTGAGAAACATTCTTACAGAAAATGGTATAAAACCATTACTAATTTCGCATGATTTCAAGTTTGATTTAGGAAATAAAAATGAGGAAATTTTAAATATCTATAACCTCTCTAAAGAATTAGATGTACCTTTTCTTCTTGTGAATCCTTGTGAAAAACCATTCAATCTAAGTTTTAATGTAGCTTTAGAAGTATTTTCTAAAGATTTTTCAAAATTCTTGTCTCAAATTGATTTGTCCTTAATATTGAGAATAAATGCCTTTTCCGTGGTGAATACATTAAGTAAAGCTTATAAGGTCTTGAGCATGGTAAAGGATAAAAAATTAAATCTGGGTTTTGATACTTTTCATTTTTACATAAGTGGTGAGGATCTTGATGTCTTTAGGGATAAGGATCTCTGTAGAATAAAGTTTGTCTTTTTAAAAGATGCTGAAAATGTTCCCAAGTACTATTTAAGAGAAAATCAACAACTTTTTCCAGGTGAAGGTGTTATTCCTCTGGAACAGATCTTGATCTATTTGAGAGAGGGAGGATTTGATGGTTACATTGTTCCTGAGGTAATAAGGCCAGAATATGCTAAGATGGATCCAAAGGAATATGTCTTTAGACTAATGGATACTACAAAAAGAGTTTTAGCTTCTTTATAA
- a CDS encoding DUF128 domain-containing protein: MNKDIERKVIAILEILSNYTEPIGANTISEKLLEKGIELSDRAVRYHLKIMDERGLTKVVGKKGRLITEKGREEIKKALVADKLGFIISKIENLAYQVTLDKSTGKGTVILNLSVIPKKDLKKALNIMKDILKKGYGISEKIIIFDEEEEEISPGVFVPEKSVIIGTVCSVTIHGILIKNGIPVSAKFAGVLEVKENEPIRFLEAITYNGSTLDPLEIFIKSRMTSLSSVVKRGEGKVLATFREIPNSAREDAQNIIEMLKDIGIKGKIYLGKPNQEIFGIPVTQETSALVIVGGLNPIAGIIEANIEAENKAMSILYNYEQLQPIKEYL, from the coding sequence ATGAATAAAGATATCGAAAGAAAAGTCATTGCTATACTTGAAATATTAAGTAATTACACCGAACCTATCGGCGCTAATACCATATCGGAAAAACTTTTGGAAAAAGGTATAGAACTAAGTGATAGAGCTGTAAGATACCACTTAAAAATAATGGATGAACGAGGACTAACCAAGGTCGTAGGAAAAAAAGGAAGACTCATAACTGAAAAAGGAAGAGAAGAGATAAAAAAAGCCTTAGTAGCCGACAAATTAGGGTTCATCATAAGTAAGATAGAAAATCTTGCTTATCAAGTTACCCTTGACAAATCTACTGGTAAAGGAACTGTAATTTTAAATCTATCTGTCATTCCTAAAAAAGATCTCAAAAAGGCTTTAAACATTATGAAAGATATACTTAAAAAGGGTTATGGAATAAGCGAGAAAATAATTATCTTTGACGAAGAAGAAGAGGAAATATCTCCAGGAGTTTTTGTTCCAGAAAAATCTGTGATCATAGGTACCGTTTGTAGCGTAACAATTCATGGAATCCTTATCAAAAATGGTATACCAGTAAGTGCAAAATTTGCAGGAGTTTTAGAAGTAAAAGAAAACGAACCTATTAGATTTTTAGAAGCAATCACATACAATGGCTCAACCCTTGATCCGTTAGAAATATTTATAAAAAGCAGAATGACTTCCCTCTCTTCCGTAGTAAAAAGAGGTGAAGGTAAAGTTCTTGCTACCTTTCGAGAAATACCAAACTCTGCACGAGAAGATGCCCAGAATATAATTGAGATGTTAAAAGATATAGGAATAAAAGGTAAAATTTACTTAGGAAAACCCAATCAAGAAATATTTGGAATCCCAGTCACTCAAGAAACATCTGCCCTCGTAATAGTAGGAGGTCTTAATCCCATAGCAGGAATAATAGAAGCAAATATTGAAGCTGAAAATAAAGCCATGAGTATTCTTTATAATTACGAACAACTTCAACCTATAAAAGAATATCTTTAA
- the argH gene encoding argininosuccinate lyase has product MALWGSRWRKSLEEVVEDFTYSLYFDKRLWKVDLLGTLAHVVMLNKIGIISQEELAVLKDEIKNLYLEISNNPDLIRDSEDIHTFVEESLTKRIGDIGKKIHTGRSRNDQVILDLRLYLREETCDIAELLINLRKVLLELSEKFISTPMPGYTHLQQAQPVTLSHYFLAYDAMFSRDLQRLEDIYKRVDVLPLGSGALAGSTIPLDREYTAELLNFSKISDNSMDAVSDRDFVLEFLFFSALTYNHLSRLAEEIILWATKEFSFVKLPEEYSTGSSMMPQKRNPDVAELTRGKCGKLIGNLVNMFTIMKGLPLSYNRDLQEDKPSLFSSIDELKIALRVWIGFLPKIEFDTERMYKLSSEDFLFATDIAEYLVLKGVPFREAHKIVGEVVRFCEENNKKFRELSLEEWRGFSELFDRDIFDLLNPESSLNLKKTYGSPNPVINKDVIKKREEELRNIIDRWHKLKSSLPDLMRLLDKV; this is encoded by the coding sequence ATGGCTCTCTGGGGAAGTCGCTGGAGAAAGTCGTTAGAGGAAGTTGTAGAAGATTTTACATATTCTCTTTATTTTGATAAGAGGCTGTGGAAAGTAGATCTTTTAGGCACTCTTGCTCATGTAGTTATGCTTAATAAAATTGGTATTATATCCCAGGAAGAATTAGCAGTTCTGAAAGATGAGATTAAAAACCTATATTTGGAAATATCAAATAATCCTGATCTAATAAGGGATAGTGAAGATATACACACCTTTGTGGAGGAGAGTCTTACTAAAAGAATTGGAGATATAGGCAAGAAAATTCATACAGGAAGAAGTAGAAATGACCAAGTAATACTTGATTTAAGACTCTATTTGAGAGAAGAAACTTGTGATATAGCAGAATTGTTAATAAACTTGAGGAAGGTTCTTCTTGAGCTTTCTGAGAAATTTATAAGTACCCCTATGCCGGGATATACTCATCTCCAACAGGCTCAACCTGTAACACTGTCTCACTATTTTTTGGCATATGATGCCATGTTTAGTAGGGATTTGCAGAGGCTTGAGGATATATACAAAAGAGTTGATGTATTGCCTCTTGGTTCTGGCGCTCTTGCGGGAAGTACTATTCCTCTTGACAGAGAATATACCGCAGAACTTCTTAATTTCTCAAAAATATCTGACAACAGTATGGATGCTGTTTCTGATAGGGATTTTGTGCTTGAGTTTTTGTTCTTTTCAGCTCTTACTTATAATCATCTTTCTCGTCTTGCTGAAGAAATAATACTGTGGGCTACAAAAGAGTTTTCTTTTGTAAAGCTTCCTGAGGAATATTCTACAGGAAGTAGTATGATGCCTCAAAAAAGAAATCCTGATGTAGCTGAACTCACAAGAGGTAAATGTGGTAAGCTTATTGGAAATCTTGTGAATATGTTTACTATAATGAAAGGATTACCCTTGAGTTATAATAGAGACTTGCAAGAAGACAAACCTTCTTTGTTTTCTTCCATCGATGAATTAAAAATAGCATTAAGGGTTTGGATTGGATTTTTACCTAAGATTGAGTTTGATACTGAGAGAATGTATAAACTTTCTTCTGAAGATTTCCTTTTTGCAACAGATATAGCGGAATATCTTGTTCTGAAAGGAGTACCTTTTAGGGAAGCTCATAAAATTGTTGGTGAGGTAGTTAGATTCTGTGAGGAAAATAATAAAAAATTTAGAGAACTTTCTCTTGAGGAGTGGAGGGGCTTTTCAGAGCTCTTCGATCGAGATATATTTGATTTGTTGAATCCTGAGAGTAGTTTGAATTTGAAAAAAACTTATGGAAGTCCTAATCCAGTTATAAATAAAGATGTGATTAAAAAGAGAGAGGAAGAACTAAGAAATATTATTGATAGATGGCATAAGTTAAAGAGTAGTTTACCTGATTTAATGAGGTTATTAGACAAAGTTTAA